One segment of Penaeus vannamei isolate JL-2024 chromosome 3, ASM4276789v1, whole genome shotgun sequence DNA contains the following:
- the LOC113808255 gene encoding FAD synthase has translation MIKRYNLTLWRIEGPIKKGLKELTKKEPKVKAVLMGTRWTDPYSKTLQPFQMTDEGWPQFMRVSPILDWNYQTVWTFLRTLSVQYCTLYDHGYTSLGGVHNTIKNPHLKYSGEDKKEHYYPAYFLKDMALERAGRT, from the exons ATGATCAAAAG GTATAACTTAACACTATGGAGGATAGAAGGACCTATCAAGAAAGGCCTCAAAGAACTGACAAAGAAGGAACCAAAAGTGAAGGCAGTGTTGATGGGCACCAGATGGACAGATCCCTACTCTAAAACACTCCAGCCATTCCAG ATGACTGACGAAGGTTGGCCTCAATTCATGCGAGTGTCTCCTATTCTGGATTGGAATTACCAGACAGTATGGACTTTCCTGAGAACACTATCTGTCCAATACTGCACCTTATATGATCATGG GTACACTTCACTCGGAGGAGTACATAACACGATCAAGAACCCACACCTGAAATACAGTGGTGAAGATAAAAAGGAACACTATTATCCTGCTTACTTCCTGAAAGACATGGCTTTAGAACGTGCTGGCAGGACATAG